Proteins encoded in a region of the Saccharothrix ecbatanensis genome:
- a CDS encoding phage tail tube protein, translated as MFEIANIIDGYVGTKDEVTYGTPVAVNKFYVFNSETVEGDYSNVIMSAGLKAGEYTVNSERVARNPKGASGNLELEFDNQGFAFWLKHMLGSVTTGATALGVTEHTFKLGDTAGKSFTLQKKLHDSEGNAHIMTYQGGKVTEWELSNSVDNFLMLNLGLDFQKENVGAGAGPLAAQTPTYPTGVKTFKFFEGSVTVGGSTREIIDVSLKGNKNLKTDRYYINGTGLKKEPKQNGHDELTIEFTAQFEDLDDQLRVAAAGESDAQAEVVLTWTATEAEAGGGLSTLTITLPVVSFTSASTTIDGIQMLEQTVSGNVLWPANSGQGDNPITVVLLTPDTTA; from the coding sequence ATGTTTGAAATAGCAAACATCATTGATGGCTATGTGGGTACTAAAGACGAAGTAACTTATGGAACCCCCGTAGCTGTAAACAAGTTCTATGTATTCAACAGTGAAACAGTTGAAGGAGACTATAGCAATGTCATCATGTCAGCCGGTCTCAAAGCTGGAGAATACACAGTCAATTCTGAAAGAGTTGCAAGAAATCCTAAAGGCGCAAGTGGAAACTTAGAACTGGAATTCGATAACCAAGGTTTCGCATTCTGGCTAAAGCACATGCTCGGTTCGGTAACAACAGGCGCGACGGCACTAGGTGTAACAGAACATACATTCAAACTGGGCGACACTGCCGGTAAGTCATTCACACTTCAGAAGAAGTTGCATGACTCCGAAGGTAACGCACATATCATGACCTATCAAGGTGGAAAGGTAACCGAGTGGGAACTATCTAACTCAGTTGATAACTTCCTAATGCTTAACTTAGGTCTTGATTTCCAGAAAGAGAATGTTGGTGCGGGTGCCGGACCTCTGGCAGCGCAGACACCGACTTACCCAACGGGCGTCAAAACATTCAAGTTCTTTGAAGGCTCAGTAACCGTAGGTGGTTCGACAAGAGAAATTATTGACGTAAGCCTAAAGGGAAACAAGAACCTCAAGACAGACCGTTATTACATCAACGGTACCGGCTTGAAGAAAGAACCAAAGCAGAACGGTCACGATGAATTGACCATTGAGTTTACTGCACAGTTTGAAGACCTTGATGACCAACTACGTGTTGCAGCAGCAGGGGAATCGGACGCACAAGCGGAAGTAGTCCTAACTTGGACTGCTACCGAAGCTGAAGCGGGTGGCGGATTGTCTACCTTGACAATCACTCTGCCGGTAGTTTCTTTCACCAGCGCATCAACAACTATTGATGGTATTCAGATGTTGGAACAGACAGTAAGCGGTAATGTTCTTTGGCCTGCAAACTCAGGTCAGGGTGACAACCCGATTACCGTAGTGCTCTTGACTCCGGATACAACCGCGTAA
- a CDS encoding phage major capsid protein, with protein sequence MSFKDELEVALQAYDAAKEERSALVGAEVTEEVRTKVSEVETRMTELAAEVSNLSAKAEEERAIEEARAKSPLFVPRVVTNDRAKNDNDELRSLFASRGSRNFSTTAREFRAVLGSADGNYTSKTFGDAVMSNFANRATLTNAGAVIRNDQSGNKLSAVAVDTIDTAWTARGDALPDTTTGTVKELSAYLVGGIVRVDNQQIQDSASDLVGLIANKAGVTIANEVQEKLLTGTGTNEPTGVLATTGGAAVGVTAGASALTAANLYVLRGKVVNPTAWVMNSTTFAAIMSLDTNGLWAVDPTKSVTTLLGVPVIFDENMPNIGANNKSVVLGDFANGYYLRVAGGIDTQVLVERYAEYNQTGIKVVTRVDGVVTDPQLVQVIKHAAS encoded by the coding sequence ATGTCTTTTAAAGACGAATTGGAGGTAGCTCTACAGGCATACGATGCAGCTAAGGAAGAACGTTCTGCGCTAGTTGGTGCAGAAGTTACCGAGGAAGTACGCACAAAGGTTTCTGAAGTAGAAACCCGTATGACTGAGCTAGCCGCCGAGGTTAGCAACCTTTCTGCTAAGGCAGAAGAAGAAAGAGCAATTGAGGAAGCAAGAGCAAAGTCACCTTTGTTCGTTCCTCGCGTAGTAACCAACGACCGTGCAAAGAACGACAATGACGAACTACGTTCATTGTTCGCTTCAAGAGGTTCAAGAAACTTCAGCACTACTGCAAGAGAATTCCGTGCGGTTCTAGGTTCTGCTGATGGTAACTACACAAGCAAGACTTTCGGTGACGCGGTAATGAGCAACTTTGCCAACCGTGCAACCCTAACTAATGCTGGTGCTGTAATAAGAAACGACCAGTCAGGTAACAAACTATCTGCGGTTGCGGTAGACACAATTGATACCGCTTGGACTGCTAGAGGTGACGCTCTACCTGACACCACAACTGGCACAGTCAAGGAACTTTCAGCCTACCTAGTAGGTGGAATTGTTCGAGTTGACAACCAGCAAATCCAAGATTCTGCTTCTGACCTAGTTGGCCTAATCGCCAACAAAGCTGGTGTAACTATCGCCAACGAAGTTCAGGAAAAGCTTCTAACCGGTACGGGTACTAATGAGCCGACTGGTGTTCTTGCAACAACAGGCGGTGCGGCAGTAGGTGTTACCGCTGGTGCTTCAGCTCTAACAGCAGCCAACCTTTATGTTCTACGTGGAAAGGTAGTTAACCCGACTGCTTGGGTTATGAACAGCACAACTTTTGCTGCAATCATGAGCCTTGACACTAATGGTCTATGGGCGGTTGACCCAACCAAGAGCGTTACAACTCTATTGGGTGTTCCGGTTATCTTCGATGAGAACATGCCTAACATTGGTGCCAACAACAAGTCAGTTGTTCTAGGTGACTTTGCCAACGGTTATTACCTAAGAGTTGCCGGTGGTATTGATACTCAAGTTCTAGTTGAGCGTTACGCCGAATACAACCAGACAGGTATCAAGGTTGTTACTCGTGTTGATGGTGTCGTAACTGACCCTCAGCTAGTACAGGTAATCAAGCACGCTGCATCATAA
- a CDS encoding HK97 family phage prohead protease translates to MHNKEIRYTIDSQFETRAEGKGFRIGGYASVFDKRSQNLGGFVEIVQGGAFSKTINESDVRALWNHNADHVLGRNKAGTLRMSEDSTGLFYEVDLPDTQTGRDIYESIQRGDVTQSSFGFSTIEDGWGLTEDDFPVRTLKEVVLYDVSPVTYPAYLDASIGVRAIERLAEMRNIDLADAQNDLVSAVRGNNTAPVKTTYAVGSYFDPSEILVIRGRMKGLKA, encoded by the coding sequence ATGCATAATAAAGAAATCCGATATACCATAGATTCACAGTTCGAAACCAGAGCAGAAGGCAAAGGTTTCCGAATAGGTGGGTACGCATCGGTATTCGACAAGAGAAGTCAGAACCTCGGTGGGTTTGTCGAGATAGTCCAAGGTGGAGCTTTCTCCAAGACTATCAATGAATCAGACGTTAGAGCCTTATGGAATCACAACGCTGATCATGTGCTAGGTAGAAATAAAGCCGGTACGTTGAGAATGTCCGAGGATTCAACAGGGCTGTTTTACGAAGTTGACTTACCTGACACGCAAACAGGTAGAGACATTTACGAATCAATCCAACGTGGTGACGTGACTCAATCATCCTTCGGATTCTCGACTATCGAAGATGGTTGGGGTTTGACAGAAGATGACTTCCCGGTGAGAACGCTCAAAGAGGTAGTTCTCTATGACGTATCCCCGGTTACCTATCCCGCGTACCTAGACGCAAGCATTGGTGTAAGAGCCATCGAGCGACTAGCGGAAATGAGAAACATAGATTTAGCGGACGCACAGAATGATCTAGTATCCGCTGTTAGAGGCAACAACACTGCGCCGGTCAAAACCACGTATGCCGTTGGGTCTTACTTTGACCCCTCAGAGATTCTAGTAATCCGGGGGAGAATGAAAGGGCTTAAAGCCTAA
- a CDS encoding phage portal protein, translating to MSLFKKKESRARPVASWLNFWGNGRTQKAGGETAKSIPLVIGVFNSISDSIAQSPVDIYRKTNGVDVEVTSRPKWIDRPNADQTPYEFWEQVVQSMLYYGNAYIYKLRSGNKILELHVLHPDDIEVKQEVRFGPRTYTVQGFDGELTKDDILHIKAYGGPDSLYGISPVQAAATFVSSASSAQDYSAGLYDHNLNLAGVIEIPQKAGKDLSPDEAARIGKVFADSHKPSAEGGTPIGVLGGGATFKPISLTPQQAQLIESDQWSAQKFATLLNVPAFMVDASAGSWAGRGLQVMNLWYQQRSLQPWVRRIEDAFSTFLLSAGLRMKFNLDAILRSSTNERYDAHTKAINAGWRTRNEVRALEGLKPINGLDEPIVPQWMFNASDQAAQADLTQEKLQKEIDEIGDDSPGGENA from the coding sequence GTGAGCTTATTTAAGAAGAAAGAATCAAGGGCTAGGCCGGTAGCGTCATGGCTTAACTTTTGGGGCAACGGTCGAACACAGAAAGCCGGGGGAGAAACAGCAAAGAGTATCCCGTTAGTTATTGGTGTGTTCAACTCGATCTCTGACAGCATCGCTCAAAGTCCCGTTGACATATATAGAAAAACCAACGGTGTTGACGTTGAAGTAACCAGTAGACCCAAGTGGATTGACAGACCGAACGCCGATCAAACGCCATATGAATTCTGGGAACAAGTAGTTCAGTCAATGCTCTATTACGGAAATGCCTACATCTACAAACTGAGGTCAGGCAACAAGATACTAGAGCTTCACGTATTGCACCCGGATGACATAGAGGTCAAGCAAGAAGTCAGGTTCGGCCCTAGAACGTATACGGTGCAAGGGTTTGATGGTGAGCTGACTAAAGACGATATCTTGCATATTAAAGCCTACGGGGGACCAGACAGCCTTTACGGCATTTCCCCGGTACAGGCAGCAGCTACGTTTGTCAGCTCCGCATCATCAGCACAGGATTACTCGGCTGGTCTTTATGACCACAACTTGAACCTTGCTGGTGTGATCGAGATTCCGCAGAAGGCAGGCAAAGATTTATCGCCGGACGAAGCAGCGCGAATCGGTAAGGTATTTGCTGATTCCCATAAGCCTAGTGCCGAGGGTGGAACGCCGATCGGTGTTCTTGGTGGTGGAGCAACATTCAAGCCTATTAGCTTGACTCCACAACAAGCACAGCTAATCGAGTCCGACCAGTGGAGCGCACAGAAGTTCGCAACCTTACTGAATGTTCCCGCATTCATGGTTGACGCTAGTGCAGGTTCTTGGGCCGGTAGAGGTTTGCAGGTAATGAATCTCTGGTATCAGCAGAGATCATTGCAACCTTGGGTCAGACGTATTGAAGACGCATTCAGCACGTTCTTACTTTCAGCCGGGTTGAGAATGAAGTTCAACCTTGACGCGATATTACGTAGTTCAACCAATGAACGCTATGACGCTCACACAAAGGCAATCAATGCCGGTTGGCGCACTCGTAACGAAGTAAGAGCATTGGAAGGTCTCAAGCCTATTAATGGTCTTGACGAACCGATCGTTCCTCAGTGGATGTTCAATGCGAGTGATCAGGCTGCGCAAGCGGATCTGACACAAGAAAAGTTACAAAAAGAGATAGATGAAATAGGCGACGACTCGCCGGGAGGTGAAAATGCATAA
- a CDS encoding terminase large subunit, giving the protein MTLLEWQQEHITKLFGTVRYSEELRRHVRQYRSTHIWIPRKNGKTTLIAALAIYLLSMDMPGKATILCGALTGGQAEQIFTQAKGFIKANKWLNNPKIFKIRNGWRQIEHVPTGSILKVVAQGDDVKLGSEPTTIIIDELAVQKSSDFINSLVGGQGSTAEPLFIGISTAGYKNRHKFGYQEWQADKEVFEDQSKNKQHLVFMRPLDEDADWENEEVWKQANPSIGEANSIEFLRGEYVKAKKKPHLIPWFKAYYLNIWGNEGGSWLDETRWYDSGMSGGPVIEELLHGRMAYGGLDLSSKKDLTGWALLFPGSPENADDPGYTVVLRAFMTQWSLENPKNVTADQLLEWQAEGFLTIFDGEEIQYDAVIDQVVMDCQDFNVELIGIDKWGARDLSQRIEKATGQDLIDIKQGYKNLSEPTSQLETWVLDKRLYHGMNPVLKWNVENAVLTRDNFDRVMIHKGKSQGKIDGLAALINAVYVAYEPEEEEQSAFFIPASQFMK; this is encoded by the coding sequence ATGACGTTGCTTGAATGGCAACAAGAGCACATTACGAAGTTGTTCGGGACCGTTCGTTATTCCGAGGAACTTCGAAGACACGTAAGACAGTACCGCAGTACGCACATATGGATTCCGCGTAAGAACGGTAAGACCACGCTTATAGCAGCGTTGGCAATCTACTTGCTGTCTATGGACATGCCGGGTAAGGCCACCATCCTTTGTGGTGCTTTGACCGGTGGTCAAGCGGAACAGATATTCACCCAAGCCAAGGGGTTTATTAAGGCTAACAAGTGGCTGAACAACCCGAAGATATTCAAGATCCGTAATGGTTGGCGACAGATTGAGCACGTGCCAACGGGAAGCATCTTGAAGGTTGTGGCCCAAGGTGATGACGTAAAACTTGGTAGCGAACCGACCACCATCATTATTGATGAGTTGGCCGTTCAAAAGAGTTCCGACTTTATCAACTCACTGGTTGGTGGTCAGGGCTCTACAGCCGAACCTTTGTTCATTGGTATCTCTACTGCCGGTTACAAGAACCGACACAAGTTCGGATATCAAGAATGGCAGGCAGACAAAGAGGTATTTGAAGACCAGTCAAAGAACAAACAGCACTTGGTTTTCATGCGACCTCTTGACGAAGATGCCGATTGGGAAAACGAAGAAGTTTGGAAGCAAGCAAACCCGTCTATCGGTGAGGCAAACTCGATCGAGTTCCTTAGAGGCGAGTACGTCAAGGCTAAGAAAAAGCCTCACTTGATACCGTGGTTCAAAGCCTATTACCTGAATATTTGGGGTAATGAAGGTGGATCATGGCTTGACGAGACGCGTTGGTATGACTCGGGAATGTCCGGGGGACCGGTAATAGAAGAGTTGTTACATGGTCGTATGGCTTATGGTGGCCTTGACTTGTCTTCAAAGAAAGACCTGACAGGTTGGGCTTTGCTATTCCCTGGTAGTCCAGAGAATGCAGATGACCCCGGTTATACCGTAGTTCTGAGAGCTTTCATGACTCAATGGAGTCTTGAGAACCCAAAGAACGTCACAGCAGATCAATTGCTTGAGTGGCAGGCAGAAGGATTCTTGACCATATTCGATGGTGAAGAAATCCAGTATGACGCGGTTATTGATCAAGTAGTCATGGATTGCCAGGACTTCAATGTCGAGCTAATCGGTATCGACAAGTGGGGGGCAAGAGACCTTTCACAACGTATCGAGAAGGCAACAGGGCAAGACCTAATCGACATCAAGCAGGGTTACAAAAACCTGTCTGAACCTACGTCTCAGCTTGAGACATGGGTATTGGACAAGCGCCTATATCACGGCATGAATCCTGTATTGAAGTGGAACGTAGAGAATGCCGTATTAACCCGTGACAACTTTGACCGGGTGATGATCCATAAAGGAAAGTCGCAAGGCAAGATCGATGGACTAGCAGCATTAATTAATGCGGTCTATGTCGCGTATGAACCCGAGGAAGAAGAACAATCAGCGTTCTTTATCCCTGCTTCTCAGTTTATGAAATAG
- a CDS encoding phage terminase small subunit P27 family has protein sequence MAFDAPDSVIGKALDEWNRLLPYMKENEYDVAQNVQPYASYCIAVKRRDECETAIDEQGLLVDSRQDTYARNPATLIQQGCNQTILEISKRFGFTPADKKALAQEDKSEETEEVPDYMRALLRK, from the coding sequence ATGGCCTTTGATGCGCCAGATTCAGTAATAGGAAAAGCACTTGATGAATGGAACCGATTATTGCCGTACATGAAAGAGAATGAATACGACGTAGCGCAGAATGTGCAACCGTATGCATCATATTGTATTGCGGTAAAGAGACGTGACGAGTGTGAAACCGCGATAGATGAGCAAGGCTTACTCGTTGATTCTCGCCAGGATACATACGCGAGAAATCCAGCGACCTTGATTCAACAGGGCTGCAATCAAACCATATTGGAAATCTCCAAGAGATTCGGATTCACTCCCGCTGACAAGAAAGCTTTAGCGCAAGAGGACAAGTCAGAAGAGACTGAAGAAGTCCCTGATTACATGCGTGCGCTGTTGAGGAAGTGA
- a CDS encoding HNH endonuclease codes for MSDICHLCGLSGADTADHIIPRSMGGDHSIDNLAPAHSHCNYARGNKEL; via the coding sequence ATGAGCGATATATGCCACTTATGCGGACTGTCCGGCGCTGATACTGCGGATCACATCATCCCGAGAAGTATGGGAGGAGATCATTCAATTGATAATCTCGCTCCGGCACATTCCCATTGCAACTATGCAAGAGGGAATAAGGAACTATGA
- a CDS encoding HNH endonuclease, whose amino-acid sequence MREVSYSLLAKKYGDYDILSDGRIYSWKRRKFLSDRASTTYQEVCLMIEGKREQWKVHRLVTAAFYGPLPEGMQTRHLNGNSRDNRLSNLAYGTPAENIADKERHGTMLRGTDTPMALFNKEQVLEIKEALSNGVHYTEVAKQYGVSESVVYCIARGKTYKNVGPSLFISSPDRMTKEQEAKLVELVYDGKTISEIAEAIGYNVGAVSRKFKRLKGKSIREFRKVAA is encoded by the coding sequence ATGAGAGAAGTAAGCTATTCATTACTAGCAAAGAAGTACGGGGATTATGACATCCTTTCTGATGGTCGCATTTACTCTTGGAAAAGACGTAAGTTTCTATCGGATAGAGCCTCAACCACATATCAAGAAGTTTGCTTGATGATTGAAGGCAAACGAGAACAATGGAAAGTTCATCGATTAGTGACAGCGGCTTTCTACGGACCATTACCCGAGGGGATGCAAACAAGACATCTCAATGGAAACAGTCGGGACAATAGACTTAGTAACTTGGCTTATGGAACACCAGCAGAAAACATTGCAGACAAAGAACGTCACGGAACAATGTTGAGAGGAACGGATACGCCAATGGCATTATTCAACAAAGAGCAAGTATTAGAGATCAAAGAGGCCCTATCAAACGGTGTCCACTATACAGAAGTAGCAAAGCAGTACGGCGTAAGCGAATCGGTTGTTTACTGTATCGCCAGAGGAAAGACCTATAAGAATGTCGGACCATCACTCTTCATTTCATCTCCGGACAGAATGACCAAAGAGCAAGAAGCAAAGCTAGTCGAGTTGGTTTATGATGGTAAGACAATCAGTGAGATAGCGGAAGCAATCGGTTATAACGTAGGTGCCGTATCACGCAAGTTCAAGAGACTAAAGGGAAAATCAATCAGAGAGTTTAGGAAGGTAGCAGCATGA
- a CDS encoding recombinase family protein — translation MRYPKGYIPKNAGVYVRISEILPGTVDETAGVDRQTKDCLKVADLKRWGTSSHIYCDNDVSAYKKDVVRDEWEKLLTDLKSGVIDGIIAYDLDRVARQNRDLENLIDIVEETGIPNAVVTGEIDLSTDNGKMVARILVSIANKSSADTARRVSRQKLERAEAGEPPISKNRTYGYVYDFSATVPEEKKLLQEARKRMIAGESAYALCKEFNAAGRLPYSGKPWKSQNLIKMVTNPTHAGLRAFKGEVVGVGKWEKIFTVEEHAEILTAVENNEPYSRNTARKHLLTSILVCDLCGKGLGGKAPSYYCNVSRGGCGKIVRNMKAVDEFMISLTYKAIKMLPAVKDVPLDDDNAKEIERLERKIDEARNAWKAEMITLADFVDVRQDAENKIKALRKTSAKQAKLPVDDAQAFFNASVDQQRATIKRLFPVVGVKPTGAKGTRFHPDQLVFPD, via the coding sequence ATGCGATACCCAAAGGGCTATATACCCAAGAATGCGGGTGTCTATGTACGTATCTCGGAGATTCTACCTGGTACGGTAGATGAGACTGCGGGTGTCGATAGGCAAACGAAAGACTGTTTGAAGGTTGCTGACCTTAAAAGGTGGGGAACCTCTAGTCACATCTACTGTGACAATGATGTATCCGCGTACAAGAAAGATGTTGTGCGCGATGAGTGGGAGAAGCTTCTCACTGATCTAAAGTCAGGGGTCATTGATGGCATCATTGCCTATGACCTTGACCGTGTTGCAAGGCAGAACCGAGACCTTGAAAACCTCATTGACATTGTTGAGGAAACTGGGATTCCCAATGCTGTTGTAACCGGTGAGATCGACTTGAGTACGGACAACGGGAAGATGGTTGCCCGTATCCTGGTAAGCATTGCAAACAAATCATCTGCCGATACTGCCAGACGGGTATCAAGGCAGAAGCTCGAACGTGCGGAAGCGGGGGAACCCCCGATCTCAAAGAACCGCACCTATGGTTATGTCTATGACTTCTCGGCTACGGTTCCCGAGGAAAAGAAGCTCTTGCAAGAGGCACGCAAGCGAATGATTGCGGGTGAATCTGCCTATGCCTTGTGCAAAGAGTTCAATGCTGCTGGCAGATTGCCCTACTCGGGTAAGCCGTGGAAAAGTCAGAACCTCATCAAGATGGTTACCAACCCTACGCACGCTGGATTGAGGGCATTCAAAGGTGAGGTTGTCGGAGTAGGCAAGTGGGAGAAGATTTTCACTGTCGAAGAGCACGCCGAGATCCTGACTGCGGTTGAGAACAATGAACCGTATTCCCGCAACACTGCCCGTAAGCACTTGCTTACCAGCATTCTTGTCTGTGACCTCTGCGGTAAGGGACTAGGGGGTAAGGCACCTAGTTACTACTGCAATGTCAGTCGTGGTGGTTGTGGAAAGATTGTCCGCAACATGAAGGCTGTTGACGAATTCATGATCTCCCTGACCTACAAAGCAATCAAGATGCTTCCGGCAGTCAAGGACGTACCGCTAGACGATGACAATGCAAAGGAGATTGAAAGGCTAGAACGCAAGATTGATGAGGCACGCAACGCATGGAAGGCAGAGATGATTACTCTTGCCGACTTCGTTGACGTTCGCCAGGATGCCGAGAACAAAATCAAGGCATTGCGTAAGACCTCTGCCAAGCAAGCCAAGTTGCCTGTAGATGACGCTCAAGCTTTCTTCAACGCGAGTGTTGACCAGCAGCGAGCAACTATCAAGCGTTTGTTCCCGGTGGTTGGTGTCAAGCCTACGGGGGCAAAGGGAACTAGGTTCCATCCCGATCAGCTTGTGTTTCCTGACTAG
- a CDS encoding substrate-binding domain-containing protein, whose translation MSRHRALRTKVRRGIATWPVAIVGLVALLVLGWLGWTWVGGLVERRAAAQAGDCDEGQALLRIASTPSIAEAVKQVAEAWSMQRPVVYDHCIQIEVQSIGSEVVLEGLTQGWDEAALGARPHAWVTDSMLWANRLGAQDASLLGAAPESIATSPVVLAMHQEPAQAVQSGAGFRWTDLPDLAGAADGWGRFGKPEWGAFTVAMPDPATNAATAMALQSALAGASPEAKGPVTTEMLALDPVKTTMTKLTAAKPEQTPVSTLEALTLLAADPAVNAAGFGAAPVFEVDLYRHNTGKDGATPAHPLYGVATGGPTPIADFPFVPLAGDWVGEAQVRAAQAFREFLQGDDQQKTLAVAGLRVDATTERPKPSPGVRWAAVADTLTPADANTTQQISAAWATADNGQVVTVLVDTSKSMEEPGGDGRSRMEWVKQALSGQVNRSVSGSLGLWEFSMQLDGDKPYRQLVTTGPVAGQRQALLDGVGKLEPRSATQLYTSVLALYERMLADYQDGKRNRIVVLTDGVNDGGLTFEELTSRLASVKQPGKDIVISVIAIGPDPEREPLTELARSTGGTLSVAEDGRGVDAALAQLLSAA comes from the coding sequence ATGTCTCGACACCGCGCGCTGCGGACGAAGGTGCGGCGCGGCATCGCGACGTGGCCGGTCGCCATCGTCGGCCTGGTCGCCCTGCTCGTGCTCGGCTGGCTGGGCTGGACCTGGGTCGGCGGCCTCGTGGAACGCCGTGCCGCGGCCCAGGCGGGCGACTGCGACGAGGGTCAGGCGCTGCTCCGGATCGCGTCGACGCCGAGCATCGCCGAGGCGGTCAAGCAGGTCGCCGAGGCGTGGAGCATGCAGCGGCCCGTCGTCTACGACCACTGCATCCAGATCGAGGTGCAGTCGATCGGCTCCGAGGTCGTGCTGGAGGGCCTCACCCAGGGCTGGGACGAGGCCGCGCTCGGCGCGCGCCCGCACGCCTGGGTCACCGACTCGATGCTGTGGGCGAACCGGCTCGGCGCGCAGGACGCGAGCCTGCTCGGCGCGGCGCCCGAGTCCATCGCGACGAGCCCCGTGGTGCTGGCGATGCACCAGGAACCGGCGCAGGCGGTGCAGTCCGGGGCCGGTTTCCGCTGGACCGACCTGCCGGACCTGGCCGGCGCGGCGGACGGCTGGGGCAGGTTCGGCAAGCCCGAGTGGGGCGCGTTCACGGTCGCCATGCCCGATCCCGCGACGAACGCCGCCACCGCGATGGCCTTGCAGTCGGCGTTGGCGGGCGCGAGCCCCGAGGCCAAGGGCCCGGTGACCACCGAGATGCTGGCGCTGGACCCGGTGAAGACCACCATGACCAAGCTGACGGCCGCCAAGCCGGAGCAGACGCCCGTGAGCACGTTGGAGGCGTTGACGCTGCTGGCCGCCGACCCCGCGGTGAACGCGGCCGGGTTCGGCGCGGCGCCCGTGTTCGAGGTGGACCTGTACCGGCACAACACCGGCAAGGACGGAGCCACGCCCGCCCACCCCCTGTACGGGGTGGCGACGGGCGGGCCCACGCCGATCGCGGACTTCCCGTTCGTGCCGTTGGCCGGCGACTGGGTCGGTGAGGCCCAGGTGCGCGCGGCGCAGGCGTTCCGGGAGTTCCTCCAGGGCGACGACCAGCAGAAGACCCTGGCCGTCGCGGGCCTGCGGGTCGACGCCACCACCGAGCGGCCCAAGCCGTCGCCCGGGGTCCGGTGGGCCGCCGTGGCGGACACGCTGACGCCCGCGGACGCCAACACCACCCAGCAGATCTCGGCCGCGTGGGCGACCGCGGACAACGGCCAGGTCGTCACCGTGCTGGTGGACACGTCGAAGTCGATGGAGGAACCCGGCGGCGACGGCCGCAGCCGGATGGAGTGGGTGAAGCAGGCGCTGTCCGGGCAGGTCAACCGGTCGGTGTCCGGGTCGCTCGGGCTGTGGGAGTTCTCCATGCAGCTCGACGGCGACAAGCCGTACCGGCAGCTCGTGACCACCGGGCCGGTCGCCGGGCAGCGGCAGGCCCTGCTGGACGGGGTGGGGAAGCTGGAGCCGCGCAGCGCGACCCAGCTGTACACCAGCGTGCTCGCGCTGTACGAGCGGATGCTGGCCGACTACCAGGACGGCAAGCGGAACCGGATCGTGGTGCTCACCGACGGGGTGAACGACGGCGGGCTGACGTTCGAGGAGCTGACGTCGCGGCTCGCGTCGGTGAAGCAGCCGGGCAAGGACATCGTGATCAGCGTCATCGCGATCGGCCCGGACCCGGAACGGGAGCCGCTGACCGAACTGGCCCGCTCCACCGGCGGCACGCTGTCGGTGGCCGAGGACGGTCGCGGTGTGGACGCCGCCCTCGCCCAGCTCCTCTCGGCCGCCTAG